CATGCCGAGGGCGCGCCGCGCGCGAGGAGTTCCCCCCACTGGCTGTCATTCCGAGGGAGCGCGGCGACCGGGGGAATCCTTTCGGGGCCGCCTCGGACCTTGAGGGATCCCTTGGGCCTGCGGCCCTCGGGATGACGGCACGGTGGGGCACGGCTCCCGGCCCGTCGTTCCCCAGTTCCCCGTCCCGGGGCCCGGAAGCGCGGGCGCGTTCCGATCCGCCCACCGGGCATCCGGCTTCCCCAACGCGACACCGCCCGCCTGACCGGAGTCAGGCGGGCGGTGCCTACACGCTCACTGCGGCGCGATTCAGCTGGCCGCGACGCGGCTGACCTTCTCGGCGGCCGGACCCTTGGGGCCCTGGACCACGTCGAACTCCACCCGCTCGCCCTCGGCGAGGGACCGGTAGCCATCACCGATGATCGCCGAATGGTGCACGAAGCAGTCCTTCGCGCCACCCTCGGGGGTGATGAAGCCGAAGCCCTTCGCGTCATTGAACCACTTCACAGTGCCGGTCGTACGCATTGCCATACTCCTTGATGTTCGAGACGGGAGAACCGGCAGGGTGCCGGCGCCGTCCCAACTATTCCGTGACAAACCCTCACGGGCGGGGGTGCTCCCACAACGTGGGGAACTCCCCCACCGCTGCATGCGATCCTGGAAGCAAAAGAGGCCCAGCAATGTGCTGGGCCTCAACTGTCTGCTCGGAATTTCTCCGCGCACTGGCGCATCGATCGCGCCTGATGATACCACCCCCGACCCGAAAGGCAATGCGCGGGGCCCCGGCGATCCGGGAACCCGGTTATCTTCCTCCATCGGACTGGTGCGCTACCAGCCGGCAGCCATCCCTCCACAAGGCTGGTGCCCATGACGGACTCCCCTCGTTCCACCTCCCGGTCGCGCGGCACGCCGCCCGTGGACCCCATGACCGCCCGGGTGCTCGAGCGCCTGGACATGGCCGGCAAGATGTTCGACCGCCGCCACCGGGCCACCCGTCCCAAGACCCGGCGCAAGCCGGCCCGGGGTACGCTGAGTCTCGTCCCGACGCCCGCTGAGGGACAGGCCGACAGCGAACGGGAACGCGCCTGCCTGCGCAGCGTCTTCCGCGAACTGGGCGACGCCCACCGGCGCTATCGGCTGTCCACCGGCCGGACCGGCACCGCCGCCCTCCGCGAGGCGGCCCACGCCTTCAAGCGGGAGCCGAGCGTCGGGTCGCTGGTTCCGGTGGCGGCCCTCCTGGACGAGCTGGGCCTGCTGGCCTGGTAGCCCGTCCCGGCCGCCGGTCCCCGGCCGCTGTGCGAGCGCTGGCGCCCCCCGGGGCCGGCGCTCGCTGGCGTTTCGGGGCCCGGTTCCCCCCCCCGGGCAGGGCTCAACCCGCCACGGCGGCTCGCCGATACTGCGAGCACGGAATTCACCGCACCCGGGGGAACAGTTGCGCAAGAACCTGCCAGTGACCAACGTGGAACGGCTGGTCCGGCCGGACGAGGTCATCCTCTCGACGACCGACGCCAAGGGCCGCATCACCTACGTCAATCACGATTTCCTCGCCATCAGTGGCTTCGGGCAGGAGGAACTGCTCGGGGAGCCCCACAACATCGTCCGGCATCCGGACATGCCGCGCGCGGCATTCGCGATGCTGTGGAGCACGCTCAAGTCGGGGCAGTCCTGGATCGGGCTGGTCAAGAACCGGTGCAAGGACGGGGGCTACTACTGGGTGGACGCCTTTGCCACCCCGATCATGCAGGACGGCCAGCTCAAGGAGTACCAGTCGGTGCGCACCCCGCCGCACCGGGACAGCGTCCGGCGCGCCGAGCGGCTCTACACGCGCATCAACGCGGGATGGCCCACCTGGCTGCTGCTGTGGCGGACCCCCGGGATCGCCAGCCGGATGCTGGCCGGTGGGGCCCTGGCATTCGGGGCCGCCGGCTACCTGCTGCACCTGCAGACGGGGCTGGCGTACGCGGCGCTCGCGCCCGCCGCGGCGGCGGGGCTGGCCGTCCTGGCCGCGGTGGTGGGGGTGGTGGCCTGGCCGCTGCGGCGGCTGGTGCGGCATGCGCGGAGCATTCACCAGGACCTGCTGGCGCAGCATGTGATCACCGGGCGCCGCGACGACCTCGGGGAACTCGAGCTTGCCTTCAGCATGACGGAGCACCGGCTCCAGGCGGTGGTGGCGCGCATCGAGGATTCCGCCGGTCACGTCTCGGGGATGGCGGGGCGCACCGCGGAGGTGGTGAGCCGGAGCAGCCGCTCCGTGGAGGAGCTCGACGCGCAGACCGGCCAGGTGGCTACCGCGATGACCGAGATGGCCGCCACGGTGAAGGAAGTCGCCCAGAGCACCACGGCCGCGGTGTCCGCGGCGGCGGCGGCGGAATCGGCCGCGGGGCAGGGTCGTCGGGTGATGCACCAGGTCCAGGAGGCGA
The Gemmatimonadota bacterium DNA segment above includes these coding regions:
- a CDS encoding cold shock domain-containing protein translates to MAMRTTGTVKWFNDAKGFGFITPEGGAKDCFVHHSAIIGDGYRSLAEGERVEFDVVQGPKGPAAEKVSRVAAS
- a CDS encoding methyl-accepting chemotaxis protein, with protein sequence MRKNLPVTNVERLVRPDEVILSTTDAKGRITYVNHDFLAISGFGQEELLGEPHNIVRHPDMPRAAFAMLWSTLKSGQSWIGLVKNRCKDGGYYWVDAFATPIMQDGQLKEYQSVRTPPHRDSVRRAERLYTRINAGWPTWLLLWRTPGIASRMLAGGALAFGAAGYLLHLQTGLAYAALAPAAAAGLAVLAAVVGVVAWPLRRLVRHARSIHQDLLAQHVITGRRDDLGELELAFSMTEHRLQAVVARIEDSAGHVSGMAGRTAEVVSRSSRSVEELDAQTGQVATAMTEMAATVKEVAQSTTAAVSAAAAAESAAGQGRRVMHQVQEAINGLASEVNRGAEIMQRLGESSASIGTVLKVIEDIAQQTGLLALNATIEAAHAGEQGRGFAVVAGNVRTLSTQTRDSAQEIARIVSDLQERAREAAAAMLESRMRAQATVAEAVEARNALDAIDTAVEQIQAMNAQIATAAEEQSAVANEISRDLVTINQRSSSVSEGAQEISSTSANLADLASGLSSLVAQFRGGAGAAGVPPRGQGARLPRAGRARAAEADGVPAGMGADA